In a genomic window of Candidatus Babeliales bacterium:
- a CDS encoding TolC family protein — MKHIILLLLIFLTSYTQPARAYAPAESTTLATLSLEEAIEIAHKNKPSLQALEQRIYVNKVEERKAWAGYYPTANFLGDLAQQSGQQVLQTTAIVQGQQLVYDFSGPQAQAKRAQKNTEAQRYFTQQSYNDVRLDVARTFLECWRIQQQNEAIRALNTSSQAVFDQASHQNKVNLLDKNVFLKNAEDYANDIATVHVYHDNLEIFQRRLEFLMGQVINLNILPSEKTKSSLVPTTKLVWNDDHEIKLEPVNVYHALAIENHPEIKEQQKNIEFQQEDEKIALNQHLPRFFLHGQTGATRKDITGFRNFHSFGLRMDWDIFNLPIIDYQAKQARARKLEATLLKQEIENRVRSDVETAYYTLALEASRLRAEKFHYARARNEFTLRKQEMDTGLISTVELSTAKTTWENAQIALINQKVITEVRRQELLHKCGYSEKIVV, encoded by the coding sequence ATGAAGCATATCATTCTTTTATTGTTAATTTTTTTAACATCGTACACGCAACCGGCTCGTGCTTATGCCCCAGCAGAAAGCACGACACTGGCAACGCTGAGCTTGGAAGAAGCAATAGAAATTGCGCACAAAAATAAACCCAGCCTGCAGGCTCTAGAACAACGTATTTATGTCAACAAAGTTGAAGAACGTAAAGCCTGGGCCGGCTACTACCCAACTGCCAATTTTTTAGGCGACCTTGCACAACAAAGCGGCCAACAAGTTTTACAAACAACAGCAATTGTACAAGGCCAACAGTTGGTTTATGATTTTTCTGGCCCACAAGCACAAGCAAAGCGAGCTCAAAAAAATACCGAAGCACAACGCTATTTTACCCAACAAAGTTATAACGATGTTCGTCTCGATGTTGCGCGAACTTTTTTAGAATGCTGGCGAATTCAGCAACAAAACGAAGCTATTCGAGCTCTCAACACCTCTTCTCAAGCGGTGTTTGATCAAGCAAGCCATCAAAATAAAGTCAATCTGCTCGACAAAAACGTTTTTTTAAAAAATGCGGAAGATTATGCAAACGATATTGCCACCGTACACGTTTATCACGACAATCTAGAAATTTTTCAACGCCGTCTTGAATTTTTGATGGGACAAGTAATTAACCTCAACATCTTACCGTCAGAAAAAACAAAAAGTTCTTTGGTACCCACTACCAAACTTGTATGGAATGATGATCACGAAATAAAACTTGAACCGGTAAATGTGTATCATGCATTGGCTATTGAAAATCATCCTGAAATTAAAGAACAACAAAAGAATATCGAATTTCAGCAAGAAGATGAAAAAATTGCACTCAACCAACATTTGCCAAGGTTTTTCTTGCACGGACAAACAGGCGCCACACGCAAAGACATCACCGGCTTTCGTAACTTTCACAGCTTTGGTTTACGAATGGACTGGGATATTTTTAACCTTCCCATCATTGACTATCAAGCAAAACAAGCCCGCGCTAGAAAACTTGAAGCCACTCTGCTCAAACAAGAAATTGAAAATCGGGTCCGTTCTGATGTTGAAACGGCCTATTACACCCTTGCCCTTGAAGCCAGCAGGCTGCGGGCAGAAAAGTTTCACTATGCTCGGGCTCGCAACGAATTTACGCTGCGCAAACAAGAAATGGATACCGGACTTATTTCGACAGTCGAGTTAAGCACAGCCAAAACCACCTGGGAAAATGCCCAAATAGCACTTATTAACCAAAAAGTTATCACTGAAGTGAGAAGGCAAGAATTGTTGCATAAATGTGGCTATTCTGAAAAAATAGTAGTATAA
- a CDS encoding DMT family transporter, whose amino-acid sequence MFLVVFMQLLYGCTLTISKILIGFANPIFVIAIRMLIAGALLTAYATFVGRKNKVTIDAMSLFYIAQIGVIGIYLPYVLRYWALSYLPVIKAALIYNLAPFVSYFFSYLFFKEKATTRKWCGLLIGFVAIIPVLVARSQVEQAAGIGFLSWPEIAMLVSVSCFSYCWVVMKKLVMHTEIPAPQFNGLNMLIGGTCAMGTAHFIGAPMHINEPSTFFLWLGLIILVTNFICYNLYAYLLKRYSATLLSLAGLLAPVSAAVTSWIYFNEAITWDAYLSGFLVMIGFLVFYSEELKIARSQQQQKDEETKEFQEISED is encoded by the coding sequence ATGTTTTTAGTTGTTTTTATGCAGCTTTTGTATGGTTGCACGCTGACTATCAGCAAAATTTTAATCGGCTTTGCCAACCCTATTTTTGTTATAGCCATCCGCATGCTCATTGCCGGCGCACTCTTAACGGCTTACGCAACATTTGTTGGCCGCAAAAATAAAGTGACCATCGACGCCATGTCGCTCTTTTATATCGCACAAATTGGTGTAATTGGCATTTACCTGCCCTACGTACTGCGCTACTGGGCGCTCAGCTACCTGCCAGTTATTAAAGCCGCATTAATTTATAATCTTGCGCCATTTGTCTCGTATTTTTTTTCGTATTTATTTTTCAAAGAAAAAGCGACCACAAGAAAATGGTGCGGCCTGCTGATTGGCTTTGTCGCTATTATTCCGGTTTTAGTTGCTCGCAGTCAGGTTGAACAAGCAGCAGGCATTGGCTTTTTGTCGTGGCCAGAAATTGCCATGCTCGTTTCAGTCTCGTGCTTTAGTTATTGCTGGGTAGTTATGAAAAAACTAGTCATGCACACCGAGATTCCTGCACCACAATTTAACGGGCTAAACATGCTGATTGGTGGAACCTGCGCCATGGGGACTGCTCATTTTATTGGTGCACCAATGCACATCAACGAACCTTCAACGTTCTTTTTATGGCTCGGGCTCATTATCTTGGTCACCAATTTTATTTGCTACAATTTGTACGCATACTTACTCAAGCGCTATTCAGCAACTTTGCTTTCGCTTGCCGGCCTTCTTGCGCCTGTTTCAGCTGCAGTTACCAGCTGGATTTACTTTAACGAAGCAATTACGTGGGATGCTTATCTTTCAGGCTTTTTGGTAATGATTGGTTTCTTAGTCTTCTATTCTGAAGAGTTAAAGATCGCTCGTTCTCAACAGCAACAAAAAGACGAAGAAACCAAAGAATTTCAAGAAATATCAGAAGATTAA
- the dcd gene encoding dCTP deaminase, whose amino-acid sequence MSIKPDYWIRKMAIEKRMIEPFAEAQVRGQGEKKVVSYGVSSYGYDVRVADEFKIFTNVHNSIIDPKNFTEDSFVAVKRDVCIIPPNSFALARTVEYFRIPRNVLTICLGKSTYARCGIIVNVTPFEPEWEGHVTIEISNTTPLPAMIYAFEGIAQVIFFEAEQPCDVSYADRKGKYMKQQGITLPCV is encoded by the coding sequence ATGAGCATCAAGCCAGATTATTGGATTCGCAAGATGGCCATTGAAAAGAGAATGATAGAGCCTTTTGCCGAAGCGCAAGTGCGTGGGCAGGGTGAGAAAAAAGTAGTAAGTTACGGCGTGTCAAGTTACGGCTACGACGTACGTGTTGCTGATGAATTTAAAATTTTTACCAACGTTCACAACTCGATTATTGATCCAAAAAATTTTACCGAAGATTCATTTGTTGCGGTAAAGCGCGATGTTTGCATTATTCCGCCAAATTCGTTTGCGTTGGCCCGTACCGTAGAATATTTTCGCATCCCGCGCAATGTTCTTACTATTTGTTTAGGAAAATCGACGTACGCGCGCTGTGGCATTATTGTTAATGTAACCCCATTTGAGCCTGAGTGGGAAGGGCATGTGACTATAGAAATTTCCAATACCACGCCGCTTCCGGCCATGATTTATGCTTTTGAAGGTATTGCGCAAGTAATATTTTTTGAAGCTGAGCAGCCGTGCGATGTTTCGTATGCCGACCGAAAAGGAAAATATATGAAGCAACAAGGCATTACGTTGCCGTGCGTATAA
- the thyX gene encoding FAD-dependent thymidylate synthase — translation MSNKLMFEDGIGFVELLDVFGDDVLVANGARVSFNKESCKEPILDQEGEIIAYKVSERDEKLINFLAEHKHVTPFFHPIIRLRLSMPLFVARQWFKHVVGFARNEVSRRYVAYEPKAFIPNVLRKADKNIKQGSSSEPIENNDAVVAGMHEHVAKAVEYYNHLLSIGVCPEQARIILPQSTYTEFIETGSLAAYARLVKLRDEATAQKEIQDYARRVSELIEPHFKVSWKALMQYQ, via the coding sequence ATGAGTAATAAGTTAATGTTTGAAGATGGAATAGGCTTTGTTGAGTTGCTCGATGTTTTTGGCGACGATGTTTTAGTGGCCAACGGCGCGCGCGTTTCGTTTAACAAAGAATCGTGCAAAGAGCCTATTCTTGACCAAGAAGGTGAAATTATTGCGTACAAAGTTTCTGAACGTGATGAAAAGCTGATTAATTTTTTGGCAGAGCACAAGCACGTAACACCATTTTTTCATCCCATCATTCGGTTGCGCCTTTCTATGCCTCTTTTTGTAGCGCGGCAATGGTTTAAGCATGTGGTTGGCTTTGCGCGAAATGAAGTTTCGCGGCGCTATGTTGCGTACGAGCCAAAAGCTTTTATTCCCAATGTTTTGCGAAAAGCCGACAAAAATATTAAGCAAGGTTCTAGCAGCGAGCCAATTGAAAACAATGATGCTGTAGTTGCCGGCATGCATGAACATGTAGCAAAAGCTGTTGAGTACTACAATCATTTGCTTTCGATTGGTGTGTGCCCCGAGCAAGCACGTATCATTTTGCCGCAGTCAACGTATACAGAATTTATTGAAACAGGAAGCCTGGCTGCCTACGCGCGTTTGGTAAAGTTGCGCGATGAAGCGACTGCACAAAAAGAGATTCAAGACTACGCGCGGCGTGTTTCTGAGTTAATAGAGCCGCATTTTAAAGTTTCATGGAAAGCATTAATGCAATATCAGTAA
- a CDS encoding DNA photolyase family protein, whose translation MSKQYERSLFIFRRDLRLNDNTGLLAALEQSEEVVPCFIFDPRQVDDNEYKSDNAIRFMVESLKELADQLKSKHGRMYFFYGHAEDVVKKLCVQLKLNAVFVNQDYTPFSIKRDHALERVCKDHDVAFHSFADLLLHAPEKSLKKDGKPYTVFTPFYKRMSVVKVEAPRSNTFKNYFTGAIATSFKNPEDKISIKSSKQVIVHGGRGACLKILRTFDEFKNYAKTRDIPVISTTHLSAHLKFGTCSAREVFYAIASTLGRSSLLLKQLYWRDFFTTIAFYFPRVFGQAFREKYNHIAWSKSKKNFEAWCNGMTGFPLVDAGMRELNQTGFMHNRVRMVVASFLVKDLHLDWRWGEKYFAQKLVDYDPAVNNGNWQWSASTGCDAQPYFRIFNPWLQQKKYDPQVEYIKQWVPELKNLTAKQIHAWYKYEKELDIKYPAPLIDHSEMAAQAKKMFSSVRQ comes from the coding sequence ATGAGCAAGCAGTATGAGCGCTCGCTTTTTATTTTTCGGCGAGATTTGCGCTTAAACGATAATACCGGTTTATTAGCAGCGCTGGAACAATCTGAAGAGGTTGTTCCGTGTTTTATTTTTGATCCGCGCCAAGTTGACGATAACGAGTACAAAAGCGACAATGCTATTCGTTTTATGGTTGAGTCGCTCAAAGAATTAGCAGATCAACTAAAAAGCAAGCATGGTCGAATGTACTTTTTTTATGGGCACGCTGAAGATGTTGTTAAAAAATTATGCGTGCAGCTTAAGCTTAATGCAGTGTTTGTAAATCAAGATTATACGCCGTTTAGCATTAAGCGTGATCACGCTCTTGAGCGTGTGTGCAAAGATCATGATGTTGCGTTTCATAGCTTTGCCGATCTTTTGTTGCATGCGCCAGAAAAAAGTTTAAAAAAAGATGGTAAGCCCTACACGGTCTTTACGCCGTTTTACAAACGTATGTCGGTAGTTAAAGTTGAAGCGCCACGCAGCAATACCTTTAAAAATTACTTTACCGGCGCCATTGCAACTAGTTTCAAAAACCCTGAAGACAAGATCTCAATAAAATCGAGCAAGCAGGTGATTGTGCATGGTGGGCGGGGTGCTTGTTTAAAAATTTTGCGTACATTTGATGAGTTTAAAAATTATGCTAAAACGCGTGATATTCCGGTTATTTCTACAACACATTTGTCGGCTCATTTAAAATTTGGTACTTGCTCGGCACGCGAGGTTTTTTATGCCATTGCCAGTACGCTTGGGCGTTCGTCGCTCTTGCTCAAACAGCTTTATTGGCGAGATTTTTTTACCACCATTGCTTTTTACTTTCCGCGCGTTTTTGGACAGGCGTTTCGTGAAAAGTATAATCATATTGCTTGGTCAAAAAGCAAAAAAAACTTTGAAGCTTGGTGTAACGGCATGACCGGTTTTCCGCTGGTTGATGCCGGCATGCGTGAGTTGAACCAGACCGGATTTATGCACAACCGCGTGCGCATGGTGGTAGCATCATTTTTGGTAAAAGATTTGCATTTAGATTGGCGTTGGGGAGAAAAGTATTTTGCGCAAAAACTTGTTGATTATGATCCAGCAGTTAACAATGGCAATTGGCAGTGGTCAGCTTCAACCGGTTGCGATGCCCAGCCCTATTTTAGAATTTTTAACCCGTGGCTGCAGCAAAAGAAATATGATCCGCAGGTTGAATATATTAAGCAGTGGGTGCCTGAGCTTAAAAATTTGACTGCCAAACAAATTCATGCCTGGTACAAATATGAAAAGGAGCTGGATATAAAATACCCAGCTCCTTTAATTGATCATAGCGAAATGGCCGCGCAGGCTAAAAAGATGTTTAGCTCTGTACGACAATGA
- a CDS encoding nitroreductase family protein: MSKRVSEYSINNLFLNRWSPRAMSGEVLTHNELMSLFEAAKWAPSSYNNQPWRFIYATRDSQHWQKFFDLLVPFNQSWCNNAAALVVVAGHKLFEFNGKPSRTFAFDAGAAWANLALQASLSGLIAHGMEGFDYARAQQELGIPADYEVLAMIALGKPGRKEDLPAELQEREEPSDRKPLADIVFEGSLGGKK; the protein is encoded by the coding sequence ATGAGTAAGCGTGTTTCAGAATATTCGATTAATAATTTGTTTCTTAATCGCTGGTCGCCTCGTGCTATGTCGGGTGAGGTGCTAACGCACAATGAGTTAATGTCGCTTTTTGAAGCGGCAAAGTGGGCGCCATCGTCGTACAACAATCAGCCGTGGCGCTTTATTTATGCAACAAGAGATTCTCAACATTGGCAAAAGTTTTTCGATTTGCTCGTGCCGTTTAATCAATCGTGGTGCAATAACGCAGCTGCTTTGGTTGTTGTTGCTGGGCATAAGTTATTTGAGTTTAACGGCAAACCATCGCGCACGTTTGCTTTTGATGCTGGCGCTGCCTGGGCAAATCTTGCACTGCAAGCAAGCTTAAGCGGTTTGATAGCGCACGGTATGGAAGGCTTTGATTACGCGCGTGCGCAGCAAGAGCTTGGCATTCCTGCCGATTATGAAGTGTTGGCAATGATTGCGCTTGGCAAGCCGGGCAGAAAAGAAGATTTGCCTGCTGAGTTGCAAGAGCGTGAAGAACCTTCTGATCGCAAGCCATTAGCTGATATTGTTTTTGAGGGTTCATTGGGCGGTAAAAAATGA
- a CDS encoding nitroreductase family protein has product MKTRKNEYPVDHHIINRWSPRAISSDPISDEQLMSLFQAAQQAQGLAQRNPWRFVYAKKGSVEWQQFFDILDPFNKMWAEPAHILLLVLSERGSSEQEELNNSLLTGAACQFLALQGSCLGLVVHAIEGFDYEQTYQILDAKNYTVEVMFALGQPGNKEQLPDFMQLREYPSGRKALNELVFKGEYNKKGEEDE; this is encoded by the coding sequence ATGAAAACAAGAAAAAATGAATATCCAGTAGACCATCACATTATAAACCGTTGGTCGCCGCGTGCTATTTCTAGCGACCCAATTTCTGACGAGCAGCTGATGTCTCTCTTTCAGGCGGCGCAGCAAGCGCAGGGTCTTGCACAGCGCAATCCGTGGCGTTTTGTTTATGCTAAAAAGGGTTCAGTTGAGTGGCAGCAGTTTTTTGATATCTTGGATCCGTTTAATAAAATGTGGGCCGAGCCGGCACATATTTTGTTGTTGGTGCTTTCTGAGCGGGGCTCTTCTGAGCAAGAAGAGCTTAATAACTCATTATTGACTGGTGCTGCATGCCAGTTTCTTGCTCTGCAGGGCTCGTGCTTGGGTTTGGTGGTGCATGCCATTGAAGGTTTTGATTATGAGCAGACATATCAAATTTTGGATGCAAAAAATTATACCGTTGAAGTGATGTTTGCGCTTGGTCAACCGGGTAATAAAGAACAACTACCAGATTTTATGCAGCTGCGCGAATATCCTTCGGGCCGTAAAGCCCTTAACGAATTAGTTTTTAAAGGTGAGTATAATAAAAAAGGGGAAGAAGATGAGTAA